The Planctomicrobium piriforme DNA window GATCAGGCAGGCGTGTTACGCCGGCGTGACGGAAATTGAGACAAGTTGCCGCACCCGCCGGGCAACTTGATCTGACTCTTTCGCATCAAGTTTTCGTCATGAATGACCCCGCCAGTCACGCTCCCCGCTGGATGTCGACCGTACTCCGCGCGGCAGGCATTTATAACCTGGTCTGGGGCGCCTGGGTGGTCCTCTGGCCCGAGTGGTCGTTGCGGGTCTGCGGGTATCCGGAACCGCTCAATTATCCGCAATTCTGGCAGTGCATCGGGATGATCGTCGGCGTGTACGGGATCGGCTACTGGATCGCGGCTTCCGATCCAGTCCGGCACTGGCCGATTGTGTTTGTCGGGTTCCTCGGAAAAGTTCTCGGGCCGATCGGATTTCTCTGGGGCTATTCGCAGGGAACTCTCCCCCTCTCCGCCGGTCGCATCAACATCACGAACGACGTGATCTGGTGGGCGCCGTTCGCGGCGATCTTGTGGCATGCCTTGCGGACCTCGGCCGACCGCCCTGCCCGAGATCCCGCACCGCTCGATCTCTCATCGGCGATTGGCACTGTGCGAAGTCAGTCAGGCGAAACCCTGTCGGAATTGTCGGCGGCAAAACCGCTGCTGCTGGTCTTTCTGCGGCATGTCGGCTGCACTTTCTGCCTTGAGGCGCTGAGCGATTTGGCAAAACAGCGACCGGAGATCGAAGCCCGCGGCACCCGCATCGCCCTCGTCCACCTCAGCGATGAAGGGGTCGCCGGGGAACTTTTCCGGCAGTATGGATTAGACGACCTCCCCCGTTTCAGCGACCCCGATCAACGGCTCTATCAGGCATTCGGACTCAAGCAGGGCCGGTTCCTGCAGCTCTTCGGCTGGAAGGTGCTCTCGCGCGGAACTCAGGCAGCAATTTTCGAAGGCCACGGCTTCGGCGGCCTGCAAGGCAACGGCCTGCGCATGCCAGGCGTGTTCCTCCTCCGCGACGGCACCGTCGTCGCCAGCTACCGCCACCAAACAACCGCCGACCGGCCAGATTATTGTGAACTGGCGAGCGGGGGACGTCAGTCCACAGACGTTCGGCACAATGGTAGCGGTCTGTGATGGTATTGGGTGAGAGTGTGTCGTTGCCGGTGGAAGATTG harbors:
- a CDS encoding SelL-related redox protein; this translates as MNDPASHAPRWMSTVLRAAGIYNLVWGAWVVLWPEWSLRVCGYPEPLNYPQFWQCIGMIVGVYGIGYWIAASDPVRHWPIVFVGFLGKVLGPIGFLWGYSQGTLPLSAGRINITNDVIWWAPFAAILWHALRTSADRPARDPAPLDLSSAIGTVRSQSGETLSELSAAKPLLLVFLRHVGCTFCLEALSDLAKQRPEIEARGTRIALVHLSDEGVAGELFRQYGLDDLPRFSDPDQRLYQAFGLKQGRFLQLFGWKVLSRGTQAAIFEGHGFGGLQGNGLRMPGVFLLRDGTVVASYRHQTTADRPDYCELASGGRQSTDVRHNGSGL